In Stomoxys calcitrans chromosome 2, idStoCalc2.1, whole genome shotgun sequence, the following proteins share a genomic window:
- the LOC106095683 gene encoding beclin 1-associated autophagy-related key regulator, which yields MASSSSDESSKAAPCLAFQVSSASNDEDDDDLLKGKSQKKHRSKLKLRCGSGIAIDGNSGLDAAPSLKCLLCLKQQHRFHCRECVKSGYITRKGQSHAAECLSEKQQRFLKLKANLNEFNQQYERLIKDKKASENVIFEIKKHQEQVELLKELIAKKKSSLQSLQEQRNELAKANSDKRKTLPKYPIKVKELEDYVLDRIEKIGNLRERHHTLLDTLKEVTRRGIRQLVEYIFPISEIVLKDEQRPTTSGSGQPQKASNSPPEDSDTIAALADAKNTSYIRGKWVFHGSGISEMQYRIVAPSLPANGDYSAYREWLKDNKDDVPKTTANEIIPSRVSAFRIVGALTYTTQLMQLICYYLNIRLPHKVAYGDFCRKLNEEQFLRKVSRLNSNIMYLAYTQQVKLRSLNENHTLENLLILLDPEKSDLGRHGFQEVGNAPLMKSVDSLLILIETATESESEDENSLRLDWEAVPNLPTQHDANLMIPVAGQQQQQQSTIAPGLLTSAATRINSILRWIK from the exons ATGGCTTCAAGCAGCAGCGATGAAAGTTCCAAGGCAGCACCTTGTCTTGCCTTTCAAGTATCCAGCGCATCGAACGATGAAGACGATGACGATTTACTGAAAGGTAAATCCCAGAAAAAGCATCGTTCAAAGTTGAAGCTAAGATGTGGGAGTGGAATTGCCATAGATGGAAATAGTGGCTTGGATGCAGCACCATCATTGAAGTGTTTACTTTGTCTCAAACAACAACATAGATTTCACTGCCGTGAATGTGTCAAGTCAGGATACATAACACGCAAGGGACAATCCCATGCAGCAGAATG tTTATCGGAAAAGCAGCAGAGATTCCTGAAGCTTAAAGCCAACTTAAACGAATTTAATCAACAGTATGAACGATTGATCAAGGATAAGAAGGCCAGTGAAAATGTCATATTCGAAATCAAGAAACATCAGGAGCAAGTGGAACTATTAAAGGAGTTAATAGCTAAGAAAAAATCATCACTACAGAGCCTTCAAGAACAACGTAATGAGCTAGCTAAAGCTAATTCCGACAAACGTAAAACATTGCCAAAGTATCCCATTAAAGTTAAAGAACTGGAAGATTATGTGCTCGATCGTATAGAGAAAATAGGTAACCTTCGTGAACGTCATCATACACTATTGGACACATTAAAGGAAGTTACACGACGTGGCATAAGACAATTGGTAGAATACATATTTCCCATATCCGAAATAGTGCTAAAAGATGAACAGcgacccaccacctcggggtcTGGTCAACCACAAAAAGCATCTAATTCTCCCCCTGAAGATTCGGATACAATTGCCGCTTTAGCCGATGCAAAGAATACTTCGTACATACGAGGCAAATGGGTTTTTCATGGCAGTGGCATTAGTGAGATGCAATATCGCATTGTAGCACCATCTCTACCAGCTAATGGTGATTATTCGGCGTATCGAGAATGGTTGAAGGACAACAAAGATGATGTACCAAAGACAACGGCAAATGAAATAATACCAAGTCGTGTCAGTGCTTTCCGTATTGTGGGTGCCCTGACCTATACCACACAATTGATGCAATTGATATGTTATTACTTGAACATAAGATTGCCGCATAAGGTGGCCTATGG gGACTTTTGCCGAAAACTAAATGAAGAACAATTTTTAAGGAAGGTTTCTAGGCTGAATTCGAACATCATGTATTTGGCATACACACAGCAGGTGAAACTGCGCTCTCTGAATGAGAATCATACGTTGGAAAATCTACTCATTCTACTTGATCCGGAAAAGAGTGATTTGGGACGCCATGGATTTCAGGAAGTGGGAAATGCTCCACTTATGAAATCCGTCGATTCGTTGTTAATATTAATCGAAACAGCGACTGAGTCGGAATCTGAAG ATGAAAATTCATTGCGCTTAGATTGGGAAGCTGTTCCCAATTTGCCCACACAACATGATGCAAATCTAATGATACCAGTGGCAggccaacaacagcaacaacaatccaCCATTGCCCCAGGTCTTTTGACATCGGCTGCCACTCGTATAAATTCTATATTACGTTGGATTAAATAG